In one window of Acidobacteriota bacterium DNA:
- the rsgA gene encoding ribosome small subunit-dependent GTPase A yields MMEMMDYGWSAGLENLFAPFAGRGLVPGRVIRQQRGLWTAAAAGGELETGVSGRFRRKAAGAADYPAVGDWAVLRQVEGGRALIEALLARRSAFIRKAAGEAVEAQVVAANVDTVFLVSGLDGDFNIRRIERYVTTAWSSGAAPVLVLNKADLRPEDLAEAAAAAAAVAPGVPVATVSARAAGGLDPLAPYLEPGKTVALLGSSGVGKSTIINRLLGEERFATGEVSDAREGRGRHTTTCRELVRFPGGALLVDTPGLRELGLWADDDGLDRTFDEIERLAARCRFPDCGHGGEPGCAVRAAVEDGALDPARRESYLKLRRELRFLELKKDEKTRRQREKAAGRDFAVRLKEIKRNKQRYR; encoded by the coding sequence ATGATGGAGATGATGGATTATGGCTGGTCGGCCGGCCTCGAAAACCTGTTCGCGCCGTTCGCCGGGCGCGGCCTCGTCCCCGGGCGGGTCATCCGGCAGCAACGCGGCTTGTGGACGGCCGCCGCGGCCGGCGGCGAGCTCGAGACCGGGGTCTCGGGCCGGTTCCGGCGCAAGGCCGCGGGAGCGGCGGACTACCCGGCCGTGGGCGATTGGGCCGTCCTGCGGCAGGTCGAGGGCGGCCGGGCCCTCATCGAGGCCCTGCTCGCGCGCCGGAGCGCCTTCATCCGCAAGGCTGCGGGGGAGGCCGTCGAGGCCCAGGTCGTCGCGGCCAACGTGGATACTGTCTTCCTCGTCAGCGGGCTGGACGGCGATTTCAACATCCGGCGCATCGAACGCTACGTGACCACGGCCTGGTCGAGCGGCGCCGCGCCGGTCCTGGTGCTCAACAAGGCCGACCTCCGCCCGGAGGACCTGGCCGAGGCCGCGGCCGCGGCGGCCGCCGTCGCCCCGGGCGTGCCGGTGGCGACGGTCAGCGCCCGGGCCGCCGGCGGGCTCGACCCTCTGGCGCCTTACCTCGAGCCGGGGAAGACGGTGGCCCTGCTCGGCTCCTCCGGCGTGGGCAAATCGACGATCATCAATCGCCTCCTCGGCGAGGAACGGTTCGCCACCGGCGAGGTCAGCGACGCCCGGGAGGGGCGAGGCCGGCACACGACGACCTGCCGCGAGCTCGTCCGGTTTCCCGGCGGGGCCCTGCTCGTAGATACGCCGGGCCTGCGCGAACTCGGGCTCTGGGCGGACGACGACGGGCTCGACCGGACCTTCGACGAGATCGAGCGCCTGGCCGCCCGCTGCCGCTTCCCCGATTGCGGCCACGGGGGGGAGCCGGGCTGCGCCGTGAGGGCCGCCGTCGAGGACGGCGCCCTCGACCCGGCGCGCCGGGAGAGTTACCTCAAGCTCCGCCGCGAGCTGCGCTTCCTCGAGCTCAAGAAGGACGAGAAGACCCGCCGGCAGCGCGAAAAGGCGGCTGGCCGCGACTTCGCCGTCCGGCTCAAGGAGATCAAGCGGAACAAGCAGAGGTATCGCTGA
- a CDS encoding M28 family peptidase produces MKKHVWTVVLVFALIVGLRAQGPPPQQQMKLEDVQKALSLVDKPQPAPAKFKAGLEAITAKDSIAMLSYIASDLLEGRETATRGYALAAEYAASLFKMWGVKPAGDMPMMQMSSRMGGPQGGGAPQAPRERTYFQEFALKETTDSQSDITIEVAKGGALKTRAFHGGQDYQGGMGGMGGGTEGTLTAPVVFVGYGITEPSVGFDELKGLNLKGKIVLVLSDAPGRDDPKSPLQSKKELKDKYFPAMPQGGDMMAMMMRGGPQRFNKLTEIQKLGPAAIIQVSSAGNDAAIFNALSMVRKPSDDRAIVNKPRRRLSLASDMGAAEMGRFGPSATQITREMANFLLEGTGQTVDELKKKIDSTNKSASMDIPGAKMTIATTAKVALVRGTNVLGIIEGSDPKLKDEYFVVGAHYDHNGMWGDYIYNGADDNGSGSVGVLNIAKAIAASPVKPKRSIIFALWTGEEEGLLGSRYYAQNPIFPIAKTVGYLNYDMISRPYDAETLARSARMYTQAGAEAEALVKKIRAPWFVSVNLTEGTPFADIAREMNQYVGLDLAFRFNAPGVGSGGSDHASFAAVKVPFVYYMAAMTADYHQPSDSVEKVSGDLIAKISQHGFLTVYAFADR; encoded by the coding sequence ATGAAGAAGCACGTTTGGACAGTCGTTCTCGTCTTCGCCCTGATCGTCGGCCTGCGGGCCCAGGGCCCGCCGCCGCAGCAGCAGATGAAGCTCGAGGACGTGCAGAAGGCGCTGAGTCTGGTCGACAAGCCCCAACCCGCGCCGGCCAAGTTCAAGGCCGGCCTGGAGGCCATCACCGCCAAGGACTCGATCGCGATGCTGAGCTACATCGCGTCCGACCTCCTGGAAGGCCGCGAGACGGCGACCCGGGGCTACGCCCTGGCCGCGGAGTACGCCGCGTCCCTCTTCAAGATGTGGGGCGTCAAGCCGGCCGGCGACATGCCCATGATGCAAATGAGCTCCCGCATGGGCGGCCCCCAGGGCGGCGGCGCCCCGCAGGCTCCCCGGGAGAGGACCTATTTCCAGGAATTCGCCCTCAAGGAGACCACGGACTCCCAGTCGGACATCACCATCGAGGTCGCCAAGGGCGGCGCCCTGAAGACCCGCGCCTTCCATGGCGGGCAAGACTATCAGGGCGGGATGGGCGGCATGGGCGGCGGCACCGAAGGCACGCTGACCGCGCCCGTTGTCTTTGTCGGCTATGGCATCACGGAGCCGTCCGTCGGCTTCGACGAGCTCAAGGGCCTGAACCTCAAGGGCAAGATCGTCCTCGTGCTCAGCGACGCGCCGGGCCGGGACGATCCCAAGTCCCCCCTTCAGTCGAAGAAGGAGCTCAAGGACAAGTATTTTCCGGCCATGCCCCAGGGCGGCGACATGATGGCCATGATGATGCGGGGCGGTCCCCAGCGGTTCAACAAGCTCACGGAGATCCAGAAGCTCGGGCCGGCAGCCATCATCCAGGTCTCGAGCGCCGGCAACGATGCCGCCATCTTCAACGCTCTCTCCATGGTCCGCAAGCCCAGTGATGATCGCGCGATCGTCAACAAGCCCCGCCGGCGGCTTTCGCTGGCCAGCGACATGGGCGCCGCGGAGATGGGCCGGTTCGGCCCCTCGGCCACCCAGATCACCCGGGAGATGGCCAACTTCCTCCTCGAGGGAACCGGCCAGACGGTCGATGAGCTCAAGAAGAAGATCGATTCGACCAACAAGTCTGCCTCGATGGACATCCCCGGTGCCAAGATGACGATCGCCACGACGGCCAAGGTCGCCCTGGTCCGGGGCACCAACGTCCTGGGCATCATCGAGGGCTCGGACCCCAAGCTCAAGGATGAGTACTTCGTCGTCGGCGCCCACTACGACCACAACGGCATGTGGGGCGACTACATCTATAACGGCGCGGACGACAACGGCTCCGGCTCGGTCGGCGTCCTGAACATCGCCAAGGCCATCGCCGCCAGCCCGGTCAAGCCCAAGCGGTCCATCATCTTCGCCCTGTGGACGGGCGAGGAAGAGGGCCTCCTCGGGTCGCGCTATTACGCCCAGAATCCCATCTTCCCGATCGCCAAGACCGTCGGCTATCTGAACTACGACATGATCAGCCGGCCCTACGACGCCGAGACCCTGGCCCGCTCCGCGCGGATGTACACCCAGGCCGGCGCCGAGGCCGAAGCCCTGGTCAAGAAGATCCGCGCCCCCTGGTTCGTCAGCGTCAACCTGACCGAGGGCACGCCCTTCGCTGACATCGCCCGGGAGATGAACCAGTACGTCGGGCTCGACCTGGCCTTCCGCTTCAACGCCCCCGGCGTCGGCAGCGGCGGGTCCGACCACGCCTCGTTCGCGGCGGTCAAGGTCCCCTTCGTCTATTACATGGCGGCCATGACGGCCGATTACCACCAGCCGAGCGACAGCGTCGAGAAGGTCAGCGGCGACCTCATCGCCAAGATCAGCCAGCACGGCTTCCTGACCGTTTACGCGTTCGCCGACAGATAA
- a CDS encoding prolyl oligopeptidase family serine peptidase — MRCRTARTASFPVVMISLVAVFARSGGTPNPPAGAPPALRLAAGAAELALTKGLAVGLIGFYGRSAVASDLLAWQMATGAIVAPRQGLVVGKNSKGEDQAWAPVEANRDGWIEDKALTGGYLFMAVDADEARTMILDATGFYVAWINGELRGGEKYGADYLRHPVRLVRGRNVLLFRGERGRFKGRLYEPPAEVSFTDKDMTLPDLVVGEKGPVWAGLRLVNATAVRLERVEILLRVGGREIRTPLGVTVAPFFTQKLAVPLAVDAPASEGPVRIEVLARAKAGRRALETPVLPLELNAVAATAHHNRTFISDIDGSVQYFGVAPMVKGARTPDGRKPALVVSLHGASVEAGGQARAYKPKDWAWIAAATNRRPYGFDWEDWGRLDVLEVRAEAERLFGTDPARTYLTGHSMGGHGAWQVGATVPGLWAAIAPSAGWTSFTSYGGGMAYKDPSPVERMLLRANNPSETANLARNFLHYGIYVLHGDQDDNVPVDQARFMRQLLGGFHPDFAYYERPGAGHWWGSECVDWPPLFEFLKDHVGPADAEVRRVELVTANPGISSRSRWVEILAQRKPLEYSTVAIERDEAGKIFKGTTENVEQLAIDLPALPSGEIAAIDLDGSKIQSETGIDPLRLRLERGEKGWRIIDRPAPALKGPQRSGGFKDAFRHGFVFVYGTRGDDAEDFRAFTKARYDAETFWVRGNAGIEILPDTAFDPAKFKDRSVILYGNADTNAAWRKLLTGSPIEVRSGWARIGQKRFNGADHAAYFVRPRPGSDVASVGAVAWTGSAGWVAASPVQYFVSGAGFPDLMLFSAEALRSGTDGVRAIGWFGNDWSLDRGDIVWNEGRGR; from the coding sequence ATGAGATGCCGAACGGCCCGGACCGCCTCATTTCCGGTCGTCATGATCTCTCTTGTCGCAGTTTTCGCGCGGTCCGGCGGAACCCCGAATCCGCCGGCCGGCGCGCCGCCCGCCCTGCGGCTCGCGGCCGGCGCGGCCGAGCTGGCCCTGACGAAGGGGCTGGCCGTCGGGCTCATCGGCTTCTATGGGCGTTCGGCCGTCGCTTCGGACCTGCTGGCCTGGCAGATGGCGACTGGCGCGATAGTGGCGCCGCGCCAGGGTCTCGTTGTCGGAAAGAACTCCAAGGGCGAGGACCAGGCTTGGGCTCCCGTCGAGGCGAACAGGGACGGCTGGATCGAGGACAAGGCGCTCACGGGCGGCTACCTGTTCATGGCCGTCGATGCCGACGAGGCCAGGACGATGATCCTCGACGCGACCGGATTCTATGTCGCCTGGATCAACGGGGAGCTCCGCGGCGGCGAAAAATACGGCGCCGACTACCTGCGCCATCCCGTTCGCCTGGTCAGGGGGCGGAACGTGCTTCTCTTCCGGGGCGAGCGCGGCCGCTTCAAAGGCCGCCTCTATGAGCCGCCGGCGGAGGTCTCCTTCACCGACAAGGACATGACCTTGCCGGACCTCGTCGTCGGGGAGAAAGGCCCGGTCTGGGCGGGGCTGCGCCTGGTCAACGCCACGGCCGTGAGACTGGAGCGGGTCGAGATCCTTCTCCGGGTCGGCGGCCGGGAGATCCGGACGCCCCTGGGCGTGACCGTCGCCCCGTTCTTCACCCAGAAGCTGGCCGTGCCGCTGGCCGTCGACGCGCCGGCGTCCGAAGGGCCGGTCAGGATCGAGGTCCTGGCCCGGGCGAAGGCGGGCCGCAGGGCGCTCGAAACGCCCGTTCTCCCGCTCGAGCTCAACGCGGTCGCGGCCACGGCCCACCACAATCGGACTTTCATCAGCGACATCGACGGCAGCGTCCAGTACTTCGGCGTGGCGCCGATGGTCAAAGGCGCCAGGACGCCGGACGGGCGGAAGCCCGCTCTCGTGGTTTCGCTCCACGGGGCGAGCGTCGAGGCCGGCGGCCAGGCCCGGGCCTATAAGCCGAAGGACTGGGCCTGGATCGCGGCCGCGACCAACCGCCGCCCCTACGGCTTCGACTGGGAGGATTGGGGCCGGCTTGACGTGCTCGAGGTCCGGGCCGAGGCGGAGCGGCTCTTCGGGACCGACCCCGCCCGGACCTATCTGACGGGGCATTCGATGGGCGGCCACGGCGCCTGGCAGGTCGGCGCGACCGTGCCCGGCCTCTGGGCGGCCATCGCCCCGAGCGCGGGCTGGACGAGCTTCACCTCGTACGGCGGCGGGATGGCCTACAAGGACCCATCGCCGGTCGAGCGGATGCTCCTGCGGGCGAACAATCCCAGCGAGACGGCGAACCTGGCCCGGAACTTCCTTCATTACGGCATCTACGTGCTTCATGGCGACCAGGACGACAACGTGCCCGTGGACCAGGCCCGCTTCATGCGCCAGCTCCTGGGCGGGTTCCACCCGGATTTCGCCTATTACGAGCGGCCGGGCGCGGGGCACTGGTGGGGGAGCGAGTGCGTCGACTGGCCGCCGCTCTTCGAATTCCTGAAGGACCATGTCGGGCCGGCGGACGCCGAGGTCCGGCGCGTCGAGTTAGTCACGGCCAACCCCGGGATCTCGTCACGGTCGCGCTGGGTCGAGATCCTGGCCCAGCGGAAGCCGCTCGAGTACAGCACGGTCGCGATCGAGCGGGACGAGGCCGGCAAGATATTCAAGGGCACGACCGAGAATGTCGAGCAGCTGGCCATCGATCTTCCGGCCCTGCCGTCGGGCGAGATCGCCGCGATCGATCTCGACGGTTCGAAGATCCAGTCCGAGACCGGGATAGACCCGCTCCGGCTCCGGCTCGAGCGCGGCGAGAAGGGTTGGCGGATCATCGACCGCCCCGCGCCGGCGCTCAAAGGCCCTCAGCGCTCGGGCGGCTTCAAAGACGCGTTCCGCCACGGCTTCGTCTTCGTCTACGGCACGCGGGGCGACGATGCCGAGGACTTCCGGGCCTTCACCAAGGCCCGCTACGACGCCGAGACGTTTTGGGTCCGCGGCAACGCCGGCATCGAGATCCTGCCGGACACGGCCTTCGACCCGGCCAAATTCAAGGACCGGAGCGTCATCCTCTACGGCAACGCCGACACCAATGCCGCCTGGCGGAAGCTTCTGACGGGCTCGCCGATCGAGGTCCGGAGCGGGTGGGCGCGGATCGGGCAGAAGCGTTTCAACGGAGCCGACCACGCGGCCTACTTCGTCCGGCCGCGCCCCGGGAGTGACGTCGCCTCGGTGGGCGCCGTCGCCTGGACCGGGAGCGCCGGCTGGGTGGCCGCCTCGCCCGTTCAATATTTCGTCAGCGGCGCCGGCTTCCCCGACCTGATGCTCTTCTCGGCCGAGGCGCTCCGTTCCGGGACGGACGGCGTCCGGGCCATCGGCTGGTTCGGCAACGACTGGTCGCTCGACCGTGGCGATATCGTCTGGAACGAGGGGCGGGGGAGATGA
- a CDS encoding dihydrofolate reductase produces the protein MNTNIKSSLLAVLCLGLISLAGGCRKKGPETPAPAPAAAAEFQWQIDQFADLRILRYQVPGFEALAPAQKELVYYLSQAALCGRDIIFDQNYKHNLIIRRTLDAVVRGYKGDRNDPRWAEFMTYVKRVWFSNGIHHHYSNDKFVPGFDADYFAALVKGAEGEALPLAPGQSIDDFLAFLKPILFDPAVDAKKVSLDSTRDLVRSSAVNFYDGVSQAEVEQYYRGIVDPKDPTPVSYGLNSRLVKKDGRVVEEVYSLNGLYGPAIAEIVSWLEKASAVAENEAQKKAIAALVAYYRSGDLARFDEYNILWVKDLASLVDFVNGFIEVYNDPLGMKATWESVVDFKDLAATKRADTISANAQWFEDHSPVDPKYRKKEVKGVSAKVITAAMIGGDCYPSTPIGINLPNANWIRRDYGSKSVTIENFTYAYDQSSLKSPFGPEFTYTPELLERARKYGALAGNIHTDLHEVLGHGSGQLMPGVGSESLKNYHSAIEEARADLFGLYYIMDDKMIELGLLPDKEAAMAEYDLDVRNGLMTQLVRIQPGKTVEEAHMRDRALIAHWVYEQGRPENVIERVARDGKTFFVINDYQKLRALYGRLLAEIQRITSEGDYDAAKALIEGYGVQVDPELHKEVLERYARLHLAPYAGFVNPVYTPVVESGRIVDVKIDLTEGYVEQMLRYGRDYSFLK, from the coding sequence ATGAATACGAACATCAAGAGCTCGCTCCTGGCCGTTCTCTGCCTCGGGCTGATCAGCCTGGCCGGGGGCTGCAGGAAGAAGGGGCCGGAGACCCCGGCGCCCGCCCCGGCGGCCGCCGCCGAGTTCCAGTGGCAGATCGACCAGTTCGCCGACCTGCGCATCCTCCGCTACCAGGTGCCGGGCTTCGAGGCCCTGGCGCCGGCCCAGAAGGAGCTCGTCTATTATCTCAGCCAGGCCGCCCTCTGCGGCCGGGACATCATCTTCGACCAGAACTACAAGCACAACCTGATCATCCGCCGCACCCTCGACGCCGTCGTCCGGGGCTACAAGGGCGACCGGAACGACCCCCGCTGGGCCGAGTTCATGACCTACGTCAAGCGGGTCTGGTTCTCCAACGGCATCCACCACCACTACTCGAACGACAAGTTCGTGCCCGGCTTCGACGCCGACTACTTCGCCGCGCTGGTCAAGGGCGCCGAGGGCGAGGCCTTGCCGCTCGCCCCGGGCCAGTCGATCGACGACTTCCTGGCCTTCCTGAAGCCCATCCTCTTCGACCCGGCCGTGGACGCCAAGAAGGTCTCCCTGGATTCGACCAGGGACCTGGTCCGAAGCTCCGCGGTCAACTTCTATGACGGCGTCAGCCAGGCCGAGGTGGAACAGTACTACCGGGGGATCGTCGACCCGAAAGACCCGACCCCCGTCTCCTACGGCCTGAATTCCCGGCTGGTCAAGAAGGACGGCCGGGTCGTCGAGGAGGTCTACTCGCTCAACGGCCTCTACGGGCCGGCCATCGCCGAGATCGTCTCTTGGCTCGAGAAGGCGTCCGCCGTGGCTGAGAACGAGGCCCAGAAGAAGGCCATCGCCGCCCTGGTGGCCTACTACAGGTCGGGAGACCTGGCCCGCTTCGACGAATACAACATCCTCTGGGTCAAGGACCTGGCCTCGCTCGTCGATTTCGTCAACGGCTTCATCGAGGTCTACAACGACCCGCTGGGCATGAAGGCCACCTGGGAGTCCGTCGTGGACTTCAAGGACCTGGCCGCGACCAAGCGGGCCGACACGATCTCGGCCAACGCCCAGTGGTTCGAGGACCACTCGCCGGTCGATCCCAAGTACAGGAAGAAGGAGGTCAAGGGCGTCTCGGCCAAGGTCATCACCGCGGCCATGATCGGCGGCGACTGCTATCCCTCGACGCCCATCGGCATCAACCTGCCGAACGCCAACTGGATCCGCAGGGACTACGGCTCCAAGTCCGTGACCATCGAGAACTTCACCTACGCCTACGACCAGTCCTCGCTCAAGTCGCCTTTCGGGCCGGAGTTCACCTATACCCCCGAGCTCCTCGAGCGGGCCCGGAAGTACGGCGCCCTGGCCGGCAACATCCACACCGACCTCCACGAGGTCCTCGGCCACGGCTCGGGCCAGCTCATGCCCGGCGTCGGGTCGGAGTCGCTCAAGAACTATCACTCGGCCATCGAGGAGGCCCGGGCCGACCTGTTCGGGCTCTACTACATCATGGACGACAAGATGATCGAGCTCGGCCTCCTGCCCGACAAGGAAGCGGCCATGGCCGAGTACGACCTCGACGTCCGCAACGGCCTGATGACCCAGCTGGTCCGCATCCAGCCCGGCAAAACGGTCGAGGAGGCTCACATGCGCGACCGGGCCCTGATCGCCCACTGGGTCTACGAGCAGGGCCGGCCCGAGAACGTCATCGAGCGGGTGGCCAGGGACGGCAAGACCTTCTTCGTCATCAACGACTACCAGAAGCTGCGGGCCCTCTACGGCCGGCTCCTGGCCGAGATCCAGCGGATCACGAGCGAGGGCGACTATGATGCGGCCAAGGCCCTGATCGAGGGCTACGGCGTCCAGGTCGACCCCGAGCTCCACAAGGAAGTGCTGGAGCGCTACGCCAGGCTCCACCTGGCCCCCTACGCCGGGTTCGTCAACCCGGTCTACACGCCGGTCGTCGAGAGCGGCCGGATCGTCGACGTCAAGATCGATCTCACCGAGGGCTACGTCGAGCAGATGCTGCGGTACGGCCGGGACTACTCGTTCCTGAAATAG